A region from the Pyrinomonadaceae bacterium genome encodes:
- the sufD gene encoding Fe-S cluster assembly protein SufD: protein MGNLPLARPPQDKMVAEIAHTNVYDAAFRELLRQQSGAPAWLRRAREDAFAEFDRVGFPTVREEEWKYTSTAPIARAAFTPSFGPTRSLNGELRSFTFEEARDSRLVFVNGVFQRESSSVSGLPAGVVVVNLAEAVTQPEYESQLSSHFDGSHDNGFTALNAALFVSGAFLLIPRGVEVTVPIHLLFISETTNGDTPASFPRVHILAEENSSATIVESYAGMTEGRYLTNAVIDVDVKPGARINHYRIQRESADAFHIATTKAKTGRDSAYEITSINLGGLLARHGIEVKLDDEGSHCAVDGLYLIGAEQHSDTHSLIDHRHPHGTSRQLYKGVLDGKSRAVFNGKVFVRHGAQQTDAQQTNKNLLLSDEARVDTKPQLEIFADDVKCAHGAAVGQLSEDELFYLESRGINPALARNMLTYGFAEEVIERIKIDSVRAELNRFVLNRLGTSLDD from the coding sequence ATGGGAAACCTGCCGTTAGCGCGCCCGCCGCAAGATAAGATGGTTGCCGAAATCGCACACACCAACGTTTACGACGCGGCGTTTCGCGAGTTGCTTAGACAGCAATCCGGCGCGCCTGCCTGGTTGCGCCGCGCTCGCGAGGACGCGTTCGCCGAGTTCGATCGCGTCGGCTTCCCAACCGTACGTGAAGAGGAATGGAAATACACCAGCACCGCGCCGATTGCGCGAGCTGCGTTCACCCCTTCTTTTGGTCCGACGCGTTCCCTGAACGGCGAGCTGCGCAGCTTCACCTTCGAAGAAGCGCGCGACAGTCGCCTCGTTTTTGTAAACGGAGTCTTTCAGCGTGAGAGTTCTTCGGTTTCAGGCCTGCCGGCGGGCGTCGTAGTGGTGAATTTGGCCGAAGCGGTAACTCAACCTGAGTACGAATCACAGTTGAGTTCCCATTTCGATGGCAGCCACGACAACGGGTTTACGGCCCTCAATGCCGCGCTGTTTGTCAGTGGCGCCTTCCTCCTGATACCGCGCGGCGTCGAAGTGACCGTTCCGATTCATCTGCTATTCATTTCGGAGACGACGAACGGTGATACGCCTGCGTCTTTTCCGCGCGTGCATATTCTGGCTGAGGAAAATAGCTCGGCCACGATAGTTGAGTCTTACGCCGGCATGACCGAAGGGCGATATTTGACCAACGCGGTCATCGACGTCGACGTCAAACCCGGCGCTCGCATCAATCACTATCGCATTCAACGCGAGAGCGCGGACGCTTTTCATATCGCGACTACGAAAGCCAAAACCGGCCGCGATTCAGCCTACGAAATAACCAGCATCAATCTCGGCGGACTGCTGGCGCGGCATGGCATTGAAGTAAAGCTCGACGATGAGGGCAGTCATTGCGCCGTCGACGGCCTCTATCTGATTGGCGCCGAGCAGCACAGCGACACACATTCATTGATCGATCACCGGCACCCGCACGGGACCAGCCGCCAACTCTACAAGGGCGTGCTCGATGGCAAGTCGCGCGCCGTCTTTAACGGGAAGGTTTTTGTGCGGCATGGCGCGCAGCAGACGGACGCGCAGCAAACGAACAAGAACCTTTTGCTGTCTGACGAAGCGCGCGTCGATACAAAACCCCAGCTCGAAATCTTTGCCGACGACGTCAAGTGCGCGCACGGCGCGGCCGTCGGACAACTGAGCGAGGATGAACTCTTTTATCTCGAGAGCCGCGGCATCAATCCGGCGCTGGCGCGCAACATGTTGACGTATGGCTTTGCCGAGGAAGTGATCGAGCGGATCAAAATTGACTCAGTCAGGGCTGAACTCAACCGGTTCGTGCTGAACCGGCTGGGCACCTCGCTTGACGACTAG
- a CDS encoding CHRD domain-containing protein, producing MRKVSLFIAAIALTSVAVFGLVLAQEKDQGGRPLKATLTGAAEVPGPGDPDGAGSAKITLNQGKGEVCFELTVSNIAPASAAHIHSGAPDAAGPVVVTLTPPPAEGSSKGCVSASADLIKEIRQNPANYYINVHNADFPDGAVRGQLSK from the coding sequence ATGCGTAAAGTAAGTTTGTTTATCGCTGCGATTGCTTTGACTAGCGTCGCAGTCTTCGGCTTAGTCCTGGCTCAGGAAAAGGATCAGGGCGGTCGCCCCCTGAAGGCTACGCTGACCGGAGCAGCCGAGGTGCCTGGGCCCGGTGACCCGGACGGCGCGGGCAGCGCTAAAATCACACTCAACCAAGGTAAGGGCGAAGTGTGTTTCGAACTCACCGTTTCGAACATCGCGCCGGCCAGCGCCGCGCACATACACTCAGGCGCGCCGGACGCTGCCGGCCCCGTCGTCGTAACCCTGACGCCGCCGCCGGCCGAAGGCTCGTCGAAAGGCTGTGTCAGCGCGAGCGCCGATCTGATTAAAGAAATCAGACAGAATCCGGCGAACTATTACATCAACGTTCATAATGCGGACTTCCCGGACGGCGCCGTTCGAGGACAACTTTCCAAGTAG
- a CDS encoding ion transporter yields the protein MKRRASERVEPTEAPSSGRRARLHEIVFESETRAGRLFDLALIWLILLSVATVILESVRSVRVQYGDLLYTLEWVFTLLFTVEYVLRLLSVRRPLRYATSFFGVVDLLAIIPTYLSIFIPGSQYLLVIRILRLLRVFRLLKLSEYVTEADTLRTALHASRRKISVFLSVVVLLVVVIGSLMYVVEGEAHGFTSIPVSIYWAIVTLTTVGYGDLSPRTPLGQILASLVMVIGYGIIAVPTGIVSVELAHATRQQRMTKHLCPACGAEGHDPDAVYCKYCGASL from the coding sequence ATGAAGCGCCGTGCGTCCGAAAGAGTAGAGCCGACGGAAGCGCCCTCGTCCGGGCGGCGTGCACGTCTCCACGAAATTGTTTTTGAGTCTGAAACTAGAGCTGGCCGCCTTTTCGACCTCGCGCTTATCTGGCTGATTCTCCTCAGTGTCGCCACCGTTATTCTCGAGAGCGTCCGTAGCGTCAGAGTCCAGTATGGAGATCTTCTTTACACACTTGAATGGGTATTCACCCTCTTGTTCACCGTTGAATACGTGCTGCGCCTGCTGAGTGTGCGCCGTCCCCTGCGATACGCGACAAGTTTTTTTGGCGTCGTTGATTTGCTCGCTATCATTCCCACCTATCTCAGCATCTTCATTCCCGGCAGCCAGTATCTACTGGTGATTCGCATCCTGCGTCTGCTCCGCGTTTTCCGGCTGCTGAAACTTTCCGAGTACGTCACGGAAGCTGACACGCTTCGCACGGCATTGCATGCAAGCCGTCGCAAAATCAGCGTCTTTCTCTCGGTCGTGGTGCTGCTTGTCGTCGTGATTGGTTCACTAATGTACGTAGTGGAAGGCGAAGCACACGGCTTCACAAGCATTCCCGTGAGTATCTATTGGGCAATTGTGACGCTGACGACCGTAGGCTATGGTGACCTCTCGCCCCGCACGCCCTTAGGCCAAATTCTCGCATCACTCGTGATGGTAATTGGTTACGGCATCATTGCTGTTCCCACCGGCATCGTCTCGGTTGAGCTCGCACACGCAACGCGACAACAAAGAATGACAAAGCATTTGTGCCCCGCCTGTGGAGCTGAGGGTCATGACCCTGACGCGGTTTACTGCAAGTACTGCGGCGCAAGTCTATGA
- a CDS encoding zinc-dependent metalloprotease family protein: protein MASLKQLLSCIGQSGHPLSVVKDFFGYHDSSGNAFVPAPPANPSSPNFTKVSVLDQVKLLQGTHFHLNIILVGHELFAATDWGKICFAIHMMRYIYGKVGLGVGRVHWGSISAAEAGALVTPDSAADCTELTNGWSAEPDGMDLFVCTDMRFAGRTGQPWANNPNNYNPGHTCDKDSNKHNTGSVANLSYGEQYVGNTFAHEIGHYFGLGHIEDEPDNFIGGEDGASNSSTGIHSFQGDFMKLHCFMVGGC from the coding sequence ATGGCCTCGCTCAAACAACTACTCAGCTGCATCGGACAAAGCGGTCACCCGCTGTCGGTTGTTAAAGACTTCTTCGGCTATCATGACAGTTCCGGAAACGCCTTCGTGCCGGCTCCGCCCGCGAATCCGTCATCGCCAAACTTTACCAAAGTCTCCGTTCTCGATCAGGTGAAGCTCCTGCAAGGCACGCACTTTCACCTGAACATCATTCTGGTTGGACACGAGCTGTTCGCGGCGACGGATTGGGGAAAGATCTGCTTTGCCATTCACATGATGCGTTACATCTACGGCAAAGTCGGTCTCGGTGTAGGGCGCGTGCATTGGGGGTCTATCTCCGCAGCTGAGGCCGGCGCACTGGTCACTCCGGACAGCGCCGCGGACTGCACCGAACTGACAAACGGGTGGAGCGCGGAGCCTGATGGAATGGATCTGTTTGTCTGCACTGATATGCGCTTCGCTGGTCGGACCGGGCAGCCCTGGGCCAACAACCCGAACAATTATAACCCGGGACACACGTGCGATAAGGACAGCAATAAGCACAACACAGGATCGGTAGCGAACCTCTCTTACGGTGAACAGTACGTTGGTAATACTTTCGCCCATGAGATCGGGCACTACTTCGGATTGGGACACATTGAGGACGAACCTGACAATTTCATCGGCGGGGAGGACGGGGCGTCAAACAGCTCGACGGGCATCCATTCTTTTCAGGGTGACTTCATGAAGCTGCATTGCTTCATGGTGGGAGGGTGCTGA
- a CDS encoding Rrf2 family transcriptional regulator, with amino-acid sequence MKISAQEEYGLRCLVQLAREEVSGGSLTLNQIAEREGLSAANAGKLMWILVKAGLVQSQRGAHGGYTLARPASEIRLSEVIRVLDEDTVDRFCQTHAGVLDTCIHTSDCGIRPVIVGLHEIVQSALSEITLAQLIGTEATVDAALHQIQSLQTRLGPMRNAI; translated from the coding sequence ATGAAGATTTCCGCCCAGGAAGAATATGGTTTGCGCTGCCTCGTGCAGTTGGCCCGGGAAGAGGTTTCCGGCGGCTCGCTCACGCTGAATCAGATTGCCGAACGCGAAGGTTTGTCAGCCGCGAATGCCGGCAAGCTCATGTGGATTTTGGTTAAGGCGGGCCTCGTGCAATCGCAGCGCGGCGCACACGGTGGTTACACCCTGGCGCGACCTGCTTCTGAGATTCGTTTGAGCGAAGTGATCCGCGTGCTCGATGAGGACACAGTCGATCGTTTCTGCCAGACGCACGCGGGGGTATTGGACACCTGCATTCACACGAGCGACTGCGGCATCCGGCCGGTCATCGTGGGACTGCATGAGATCGTCCAGAGCGCTCTGTCGGAGATCACTCTGGCGCAACTGATTGGAACCGAAGCGACCGTCGATGCGGCGCTGCATCAAATTCAGAGTTTGCAAACACGACTAGGACCGATGCGAAATGCTATTTGA
- the sufB gene encoding Fe-S cluster assembly protein SufB — MSTAEILANREYKYGWVTDIESETIPRGLSEDTVRVISAKKNEPEWMLDFRLKAYRNWLKMEEPRRWPNLSFPEVDYQDMIYYSAPKQKETKASLDEVDPELLRTFEKLGIPLSEQKQLAGVAVDAVFDSVSVATTYKEKLRKHGVIFCSFSEAVTEHPEIVKKYLGSVVPTNDNFYAALNSAVFSDGSFCFIPKGVRCPMELSTYFRINNSESGQFERTLIVAEEGAYVSYLEGCTAPQFDKNQLHAAVVELVALDNAEIKYSTVQNWYAGDENGVGGIYNFVTKRGKCAGVNSKISWTQVETGSAITWKYPSCILLGDNSIGEFYSVALTNHAQQADTGTKMIHLGKNTRSTIISKGISAGHANNSYRGLVKIMPKATNARNYTQCDSMLIGSNAGANTFPYIEVMNNSSQVEHEASTSRISEEQLFYLMQRGISQEDAVSLIINGFCKDVFLQLPMEFAVEATRLLGLKLEGSVG, encoded by the coding sequence ATGAGCACTGCTGAAATACTCGCAAACAGAGAATACAAATACGGCTGGGTCACCGACATTGAATCCGAGACGATTCCGCGCGGCCTGAGCGAAGACACCGTTCGGGTGATCTCGGCAAAGAAGAACGAGCCCGAGTGGATGCTCGACTTCCGTCTGAAGGCTTACCGCAACTGGCTCAAGATGGAAGAGCCGCGGCGCTGGCCGAACCTTAGTTTTCCTGAGGTCGATTACCAGGACATGATCTATTACAGCGCGCCTAAGCAGAAAGAGACGAAGGCAAGTCTGGATGAAGTCGATCCGGAATTGCTGCGCACCTTCGAGAAGCTTGGCATTCCTTTGTCAGAACAGAAGCAGCTGGCGGGCGTGGCGGTTGACGCGGTTTTTGATTCCGTTTCGGTCGCGACTACTTACAAAGAAAAACTGAGAAAGCACGGCGTGATCTTCTGCTCGTTCAGCGAGGCTGTGACTGAACATCCGGAGATTGTTAAGAAGTATCTCGGCTCAGTGGTGCCGACGAACGACAATTTTTACGCGGCGCTGAACAGCGCGGTCTTTTCTGACGGATCTTTCTGCTTCATTCCCAAGGGCGTACGTTGCCCGATGGAGCTTTCGACTTACTTCCGCATCAATAACTCTGAATCCGGCCAATTCGAACGCACGCTGATCGTCGCCGAAGAGGGCGCGTACGTTTCCTATCTCGAAGGCTGTACCGCGCCGCAATTCGATAAGAACCAGCTACACGCCGCGGTAGTTGAGCTGGTGGCGCTCGACAACGCGGAAATTAAATATTCGACCGTGCAGAATTGGTACGCCGGTGATGAGAATGGTGTGGGCGGTATCTACAACTTCGTGACGAAGCGCGGCAAATGCGCCGGAGTCAATTCAAAGATTTCGTGGACGCAGGTTGAGACTGGTTCGGCAATCACTTGGAAGTACCCATCGTGCATTCTGCTGGGCGATAACTCGATCGGCGAGTTCTATTCCGTAGCGCTGACGAACCACGCGCAGCAGGCCGACACCGGCACGAAGATGATTCACCTCGGAAAGAACACGCGCTCGACGATTATTTCGAAAGGCATTTCAGCCGGTCACGCTAACAACAGCTATCGCGGGCTGGTGAAGATCATGCCGAAGGCTACGAACGCGCGGAACTACACGCAGTGTGATTCGATGCTGATTGGATCGAACGCGGGCGCGAACACTTTCCCGTATATCGAAGTGATGAACAACAGCTCGCAGGTCGAGCACGAAGCGTCAACTTCGCGCATCAGCGAAGAGCAGTTGTTCTACCTGATGCAGCGCGGCATTTCGCAGGAAGACGCCGTTAGTTTGATTATCAATGGTTTTTGTAAGGACGTGTTCCTGCAGCTTCCGATGGAGTTTGCCGTCGAAGCAACGCGTTTGTTGGGGCTGAAGTTGGAAGGATCGGTTGGTTAA
- a CDS encoding cysteine desulfurase, with protein MAAVEELIPIKPKPRDEWNVERVRKDFPVLSTSVNGRPLVYLDNAASSQVPQLVIERGSQYLKYEHSNIHRGVHYLSMKATNAYEGAREKVKRFINARDVKECIFVRGATEGINLVMHGYGRKFIGAGDEIIISAMEHHANIVPWQMLCEEKGARLRVIPMNDAGELLIDEYEALLNEKTKLVAIGHVSNALGTVNPVKQMIDSAHKYGAPVLIDGAQWVPHMRVDVQDLDCDFYVFSGHKMFAPTGSGVIYGKEHLLEKMNPFQGGGDMIKSVTFEKTLYAGLPNKFEAGTPAIASQIGLGAAIDYLHIIGQEKAAAYEHELLEYATRRLSAIEGVRIIGTAREKLGVLSFTIENVHPHDIGTILDQQGIAIRAGHHCAQPVMKRFNLPATARASFAFYNTKEEADELVLAIEKVIEVFG; from the coding sequence ATGGCTGCTGTTGAAGAACTCATTCCAATAAAGCCAAAGCCACGCGACGAGTGGAACGTTGAACGTGTCCGGAAGGACTTTCCCGTCCTGAGCACGAGCGTGAACGGCAGGCCGCTTGTGTATCTCGACAACGCGGCCTCCTCTCAGGTGCCCCAGTTAGTGATTGAGCGCGGCAGTCAGTACCTTAAATACGAACACTCAAATATTCATCGCGGCGTGCATTACCTCAGCATGAAGGCGACGAACGCGTACGAAGGCGCGCGCGAAAAGGTGAAGCGCTTCATCAATGCGCGCGACGTGAAGGAATGCATCTTTGTGCGCGGCGCGACTGAAGGCATCAATCTGGTGATGCACGGCTATGGCCGGAAATTCATTGGCGCGGGCGACGAAATCATCATCTCGGCGATGGAGCACCACGCCAACATCGTCCCGTGGCAGATGCTGTGCGAAGAGAAAGGCGCGCGGCTGCGCGTCATCCCGATGAATGATGCGGGCGAGTTGCTGATCGATGAATACGAAGCGTTGCTCAACGAGAAGACAAAGCTCGTCGCGATCGGCCACGTCTCGAACGCGCTGGGCACTGTCAATCCGGTCAAGCAAATGATCGACAGCGCGCACAAGTACGGTGCACCGGTCTTAATCGACGGCGCGCAGTGGGTGCCGCACATGCGCGTGGATGTGCAAGATCTCGATTGCGATTTCTACGTTTTTTCCGGCCACAAGATGTTCGCGCCGACCGGCAGCGGCGTCATCTATGGCAAGGAGCATCTGCTCGAAAAGATGAATCCGTTTCAGGGAGGCGGTGACATGATCAAGAGCGTCACGTTTGAAAAGACGCTCTATGCCGGACTCCCGAATAAATTCGAAGCCGGCACCCCCGCGATTGCGTCGCAAATCGGCCTGGGCGCCGCCATCGATTATCTGCACATCATCGGCCAGGAAAAGGCCGCCGCTTACGAGCATGAACTACTGGAATACGCGACCAGGCGTTTGTCGGCGATCGAAGGCGTCCGCATCATCGGCACGGCGCGCGAAAAACTCGGCGTGCTGTCATTCACGATTGAAAACGTTCATCCGCACGACATTGGCACGATTCTGGATCAGCAGGGCATCGCCATCCGCGCCGGCCATCATTGCGCGCAGCCGGTGATGAAGCGATTCAATCTGCCGGCGACGGCGCGCGCGTCGTTCGCGTTTTACAATACGAAAGAAGAAGCGGATGAGTTGGTGCTCGCCATTGAAAAGGTGATTGAGGTATTTGGTTGA
- a CDS encoding catalase — MPAKKAAKKKTGAPRKSAMYAKHNQGKPPDDNLKRIDLQKNIEDSAGEFLTTNQGLRISDNQNSLKAGSRGPTLMEDFIFREKITHFDHERIPERVVHARGSAAHGFFQVYEPMTELTRADFLQDPGVQTPVFVRFSTVAGSRGSTDLARDVRGFAVKFYTREGNYDLVGNNIPVFFIQDAMKFPDLVHAVKPEPHNEIPQAASAHDTFWDFISLMPESMHMIMWVMSDRAIPRSFRMMEGFGVHTFRFVNEQGKARFVKFHWKPLLGVHSVLWDEAQKISGKDPDFHRRDLWEAIESGDFPEWELGIQIVEERDEFKFEFDLLDPTKIIPEELVPVQRIGKLTLNRNPENFFAETEQVAFHTANIVPGIDFTNDPLLQGRLFSYLDTQLIRLGGPNFHEIPINRPIAPLHNNQRDGYMRQTINRGQAAHEPNNTRGGCPFQAGMDMSGFTSFAEKIDARKIRERSASFMDHFSQATMFFNSQTDTEKIHIIRALRFELGKVETPPIRERMLGLLAHIDKGLAESVAQGLGLAVPRTLEQPLNMSIPEDTDPKKVQPKKLIDSVEYSSALRQIDNPNFPADSIKTRKIAVLLADGFDDQSVEDFNQALLTAGAVPKTVAPRLGVVTGANGRQLKVDFSFLTGASVLFDAVFVADGAASSEALSAEPDALEFVQEAFKHLKTIGAGGAGVEFLRTALAEKMSDGDKGLITGDGKIAESFIAAVALHRHWEREQVTYPI, encoded by the coding sequence ATGCCAGCGAAAAAAGCAGCGAAGAAAAAGACAGGCGCGCCTCGCAAAAGCGCCATGTATGCAAAACACAATCAGGGCAAGCCGCCTGACGACAACCTCAAGCGAATCGATCTTCAAAAGAATATCGAAGACAGCGCCGGAGAGTTTCTCACTACCAATCAGGGCCTCCGCATCAGCGACAATCAGAATTCATTGAAGGCGGGTTCGCGGGGGCCGACCTTGATGGAAGACTTCATCTTCCGCGAAAAGATCACGCACTTCGATCACGAACGCATTCCCGAACGGGTGGTGCATGCTCGCGGATCCGCCGCGCACGGCTTCTTTCAGGTTTACGAGCCGATGACCGAACTAACGCGGGCTGATTTTCTACAGGATCCGGGGGTACAGACGCCGGTTTTTGTGCGCTTCTCAACCGTGGCCGGTTCGCGCGGATCAACTGACCTGGCGCGCGACGTACGCGGATTTGCGGTGAAGTTTTACACGCGTGAAGGCAACTACGACCTCGTCGGAAATAACATCCCCGTCTTTTTTATTCAGGACGCGATGAAATTTCCCGATCTGGTCCACGCCGTAAAGCCAGAGCCGCACAATGAGATTCCGCAGGCGGCGTCGGCTCACGATACCTTTTGGGATTTCATTTCCCTGATGCCTGAGTCCATGCACATGATTATGTGGGTCATGTCAGATCGGGCGATTCCGCGAAGCTTCCGCATGATGGAAGGGTTTGGCGTCCATACATTCCGTTTCGTAAACGAACAAGGTAAAGCGCGTTTCGTGAAGTTTCATTGGAAGCCTTTGCTCGGTGTGCACTCGGTTCTTTGGGATGAAGCACAGAAGATCTCCGGTAAAGATCCGGACTTTCATCGCCGCGACCTTTGGGAAGCGATCGAGAGCGGCGACTTCCCCGAGTGGGAGCTTGGCATACAAATCGTCGAAGAACGTGATGAGTTCAAATTCGAATTCGATCTGCTCGATCCAACCAAAATCATTCCCGAAGAGCTGGTCCCGGTGCAGCGCATTGGCAAGCTAACGCTCAACCGGAATCCGGAGAACTTCTTTGCGGAAACTGAACAGGTTGCTTTTCATACCGCGAACATTGTTCCCGGCATCGACTTCACGAATGATCCGCTGCTTCAGGGCAGGCTCTTTTCTTACCTCGACACGCAATTAATTCGATTGGGCGGTCCGAATTTTCACGAGATACCGATCAATCGCCCGATTGCGCCGCTGCACAACAATCAGCGCGACGGCTATATGCGGCAAACAATCAATCGCGGCCAGGCAGCGCACGAACCGAACAACACGCGCGGTGGTTGTCCGTTTCAAGCCGGCATGGACATGAGTGGCTTTACCAGCTTCGCCGAAAAGATTGATGCCCGAAAGATTCGCGAGCGCAGTGCAAGCTTCATGGATCACTTCAGTCAGGCGACGATGTTCTTTAACAGCCAGACTGATACTGAAAAGATTCACATCATCCGCGCCTTGCGCTTTGAGCTGGGCAAAGTCGAGACCCCGCCCATTCGTGAGCGAATGTTGGGTTTGTTGGCGCATATCGACAAGGGCCTGGCTGAGTCAGTGGCGCAAGGCCTTGGTCTCGCCGTCCCGCGCACTCTTGAACAACCTTTGAACATGAGCATCCCGGAGGATACCGATCCGAAAAAAGTACAACCCAAAAAGCTCATCGACTCAGTCGAGTATTCGTCGGCGTTGCGACAGATTGATAATCCGAATTTTCCGGCCGACTCAATCAAGACGCGAAAAATCGCGGTGCTGTTAGCGGATGGTTTCGACGATCAGTCGGTTGAAGATTTCAATCAGGCGTTGTTGACGGCCGGCGCTGTGCCCAAAACGGTGGCGCCACGGCTCGGCGTGGTCACGGGCGCCAACGGGAGACAATTAAAAGTCGATTTCAGTTTTCTAACCGGCGCCTCGGTTTTGTTTGACGCCGTCTTTGTGGCGGATGGGGCCGCCAGCAGCGAAGCTCTGTCCGCCGAACCCGACGCGCTGGAGTTTGTTCAGGAAGCTTTCAAGCACCTTAAAACAATTGGCGCCGGGGGCGCTGGTGTTGAGTTCCTGCGCACAGCGCTCGCAGAAAAGATGAGCGACGGAGACAAGGGATTGATAACAGGTGATGGAAAGATTGCCGAATCTTTCATCGCCGCCGTCGCTCTTCACCGGCACTGGGAGCGCGAGCAGGTCACATATCCAATTTAG
- a CDS encoding SUF system NifU family Fe-S cluster assembly protein, whose translation MSELSDLYQEVILDHNKKPRNFRKLENANRSAQGFNPLCGDQLDVYLQLEDDQVKEVTFEGSGCAISKASASMMTQAVKGKTKVEAEALFHEFHRMAMGELDEETEPNQLGKLKIFSGVRDYPARVKCATLSWHTMHAALEGENTATTE comes from the coding sequence ATGTCCGAACTTTCCGACCTTTACCAGGAAGTGATCCTCGATCACAACAAGAAGCCGCGCAATTTTCGTAAGCTCGAAAATGCGAACCGGTCGGCGCAGGGTTTCAACCCGCTCTGCGGTGATCAACTGGATGTTTATCTCCAACTTGAAGACGACCAGGTGAAGGAAGTCACCTTCGAGGGCTCAGGCTGCGCGATTTCGAAAGCTTCGGCGAGCATGATGACGCAGGCAGTGAAGGGAAAGACGAAGGTTGAAGCCGAAGCTCTCTTCCACGAATTTCATCGCATGGCGATGGGTGAGCTGGACGAGGAAACCGAACCGAACCAGCTCGGTAAGTTGAAGATTTTCTCCGGCGTACGTGATTATCCTGCGCGAGTTAAGTGCGCGACGCTTTCGTGGCACACAATGCACGCCGCGCTGGAAGGCGAGAACACCGCGACCACTGAATAG
- the sufC gene encoding Fe-S cluster assembly ATPase SufC — MLEIRNLHASVDGNEILKGINLTINPGEVHAIMGPNGSGKSTLAKVLAGHPQYNVTAGEVIYDGKNLLDMTPDERAREGVFMAFQYPIEVPGVSNAQFLRLAYNEKQKHHGQEELDPLEFKDLLKEKAKIVEMDASFMTRSVNEGFSGGEKKRNEILQMAVLDPKLSVLDETDSGLDIDALRIVAGGVNKLHSPDKAVILVTHYQRLLNYITPDFVHVLSGGRIVKEGGKELALELEEKGYDWLKNSNGKPAVSAPAAR, encoded by the coding sequence ATGTTAGAAATACGTAACTTACATGCATCGGTTGATGGCAACGAGATTCTGAAAGGCATCAACCTGACCATTAATCCAGGCGAGGTGCACGCCATCATGGGCCCGAACGGTTCGGGTAAATCGACTCTGGCGAAAGTGCTCGCCGGCCACCCGCAATACAACGTGACCGCCGGCGAAGTTATTTACGACGGCAAGAACCTACTCGACATGACGCCCGACGAGCGCGCGCGTGAAGGCGTCTTCATGGCGTTTCAATATCCGATTGAGGTGCCGGGCGTTTCGAATGCGCAATTCCTGCGGCTGGCCTACAACGAAAAGCAGAAGCATCACGGTCAGGAAGAACTGGATCCGCTTGAGTTCAAGGATCTGCTGAAGGAAAAAGCGAAAATCGTGGAAATGGATGCGAGCTTTATGACGCGTTCAGTGAACGAAGGCTTCTCCGGCGGCGAGAAAAAGCGAAACGAGATTCTTCAGATGGCTGTCCTGGATCCGAAACTCTCGGTGCTTGATGAAACGGACTCGGGATTGGATATCGACGCGCTGCGCATCGTCGCCGGAGGCGTCAATAAACTTCATAGCCCTGACAAGGCCGTAATTCTCGTCACGCACTATCAGCGTTTGCTGAACTACATCACTCCGGATTTCGTGCACGTCCTCTCGGGCGGCCGCATTGTGAAAGAGGGCGGTAAAGAATTGGCGCTCGAATTGGAAGAGAAGGGCTACGACTGGCTGAAGAACAGCAATGGGAAACCTGCCGTTAGCGCGCCCGCCGCAAGATAA